A region of the Sarcophilus harrisii chromosome 3, mSarHar1.11, whole genome shotgun sequence genome:
AAAAGACAAGTTCAGGGAACACCTTAATAATGCCTTGCACGTAGCAGATCAATATTGCTAGATTGGATTGAATGAGAGAATAGAATTTATCAGCTATCTCTGATGATGGTATGAAAGCATCTGTTTGGGCTTTGTACAGAAGGGTGTCATCTATTCTAAATCCTTAAAAGAAAGTATGAGAATGGCTTAATTTACACAAAATTTGAATATATGTGAATTCAAAAAAAATGTCATAAATATTTGTGTGAGATGGAAAGATGAAGAACTTACAAGATAAGTATTCTAtggatttcccccttttttgttatttccctgTGTCCTGCATATGCAGTGCACATATTTACTTAACATTAGTcaatgacatttatcagtattggacatttatcgatatttagtttGTTAGCTTGACCACTGTCGGCTCCATTATCTAAAGCCTGAAGGCCTAAACCAGAAagcttccattccaatctcttcagatggcaacaaccaattagatgccccTCCCCTccatgctctcttacttgtgatgtaatctcttgtaacaaaatctataaaagctgtgtatatTCACTGATTCTTTGGCTTTCCTGCTGTGAGTACTTTCATTTCCCTGTATCTCTCACAGCCGGACTGCCCGCCTCTCATGAGATGCTATAATAAACAAGTTTTCTAGTTTCTACTTCAAGTGTTCTCTGagtagttaatttgggtaagggtcttttGCAGCCTGaacaatatttatatatggaaatgtgacctctctctccatctctttggTACTCTACTCCTATTGCTTGAAAGCCAAATATATAAGATACTTTCAGGAACCATCATGCTGAAATtgaaatagcccaggcaataaaattcaagatgGCCATAGTAATTcataatttagaaatcatttatttcttacCAGCCTAGATCATGGCCGGGACGGACCTCCAGTAGGATTCTGGCATGGTTCCATGCCCAACTGAAGTAGGGACAGCCTTATAAGCATTCTTGTTCAAACCCTTGCTGGCACATTTTGACATTAAACAGTGACTGGACTTTACAGGACAAAAGATACAATGGCAGATGTTTAACATACTTTATAGGTCAGGGTTATCAAATAGATACTTCTCATTGTTGAGCAGGCATTTTGAAGAGCGAAACTCGTCCTTTAATCTAGCTGAGCAGACATTTCTAGGCAAGCCTGAGGCCCTTTAACCTAAAactgagggaggggaggggaggccagTCCTTTGTCCATTTCAGAATCACACTGGTCTTAAGTTGAGAGCATGGGAAATTCAACTGATTTTAAATTGCTTCTGTCAATCTAATCATCATTCAGACATTCACTAAaccaatttttctttacttctatgatcctttatttatgaaaattgcccatgcatatgcgTAAAGCTGGGGATGAttcagggaggaggagaaggaggcagCAAGGAATACATAAGGAACAAGAATCAAACCAGAGCTGGTGTAATACAGTAGAAAGAAATAGTGTCTTGGATGCTTATTTCCTATATGACCTTGAGGGAGTTACTACTCTCTCTTGGCTGTAGTTTACTGTAAGAGAAGGGGTTGGACCAGATAGCTTCTGAAGTCTTCTCAACTTTAGATCAATGATAATTTGATGCAAATAAACTTGGCAAAAGTTGATACCTCTTGACTGAGAAATAATATGAGATATTGATAAAGAAGATGTTCAAAATAAGTTTGATCAAGAAATGTTTTATTGAGTGAGTTTGGCTTCCTTTTAATTCTCACCATCTTTTTCACATGAAGTTCCTCTCAAAGTCATAACAtataaactcaatttttttttgttcttaaaatctattgatgtcttttgtttttacatgatctagatttcttcctatatttcatattacaaaacatttttataagaaaaaggggaagaaaaagatcaCTTAAACTGAACAATACAtcgaaaaaatatggaaatatacctTCCTTCAACAAGGAAGTGATGAAGCCAGTTCCAAAAGGCTTGTGATGAAGATCCAActgcaatgttactactgggcttatatcccaaagagattataaagaagggaaagggacctgtatgtgcacgaatgtttgtggcagccctctttgtagtggctagaaactggaaactgaatggatgtccatcagttggagaatggctgaataaattgtggtatatgaatattatggaatattattgtttggtaagaaatgaccaacaggatgatttcagaaaggcctggagacttacgaactgatgctgagtgaaatgagcaggaccaggagatcattatatacttcaacaacaatactatatgatgaccagttctgatggacctggccatcctcagcaacaagatcaaccaaatcatttctaatggagcagtaatgaactgaaccagctatgcccagaaaaagaactctgggagatgactaaaaaccattacattgaactgccaatccctatatttatgccacctgcatttttatttccttcacgaGCTAATTgtcaatatttcaagtctgattcttttgtacagcaaaataatttttgtcatgtatacttattgtgttcaatttatattttaatatatttaacatctactggtcatcctggcacctggggaggggtggggggtaagaggtgaaaattggaacaagaggtttggcaaattttttatttaatagtttttttaaggatatatggggtaactttacagcattaacggtttgttaattgttaatgctgtaaagttacccatgcatataacctgtaaataaaagctattaaataaaaaaaaaaaaaagaaaaaagaagctccAACTGCAAACGTAAAGAGAACTTATGAGGATAGAAAGTGgctcacaatatagtattttcacctttttttgttgtttgcttgctttttttttttattttgtcccctttttgatctgattgttcttgtgcagcatgataaatgtgaaaatatgtatagatttgcacatgtttaacatatattgggttacttgctgtctgaggagcggggggaagggagggagaaaaatttggacaaagtttttgcaagggtgaatattgaaaactatctttacatgtattttgaaaataaaaaaaaaaaaaaaaggccgaTTAGTCTtgaatgagagacagaaagagagagcgagaagcaggaggaaggaagagagggagagaagcaaagaaagcGAGGGGAGGTACAAGAGCGGGAGCAAAGGAGAGGGAGATTTGAAACGCCATTCCTCAAGCCCCGCCCACCTCCGCGACTAGGAATCCCATCGGCCCCAAGCCCTGGCGGTTTGGCTCCACCCCCTGCCCCTTcgccctttcccttctcttcccactCTGCTTAAAGAAGCCGTAGCCAGAGCCTGGCCCGAGCCTTGGAAGTACTGACGTTTGGGcgccctctcctcctcccccttccgtGCGTGCGCTCTTCCTCCCGGATCTTCCATTCCTGGCGCTTTCCGTGGGGTCGGCCCCTCCTGCCGCCGGCCGCCGCcgtcctccctccttcccttcagcGCAGCGCGGCCatggggcggcggcggcggcggcggcggcgcgacGGCGGCTATCTTAGGGGCACCCTAGTTCTCCTGGTCTTAGCCTTGTGCGAGGTGCCGGGGGCCCGGGGCCGGGTGCTGGAATGGTACTCGGCCCTGGTGAGCACAGTGTACGTGGACCCGCTGACGAACGAGACGGTGCAGGGCGCCACCGGAAGCGGTCGCTACGGCGACAACTCGCCTAAGGAGAGCCTGCAGGGCCTGGTGGGCATACCTCGCGCTCCGGGCCGCGACCCCAAGGGCTGCGCTCCCAACACCCGCTACTACGTGCCCGCGCTGGGGGGGCGCGCGTCCGCCAGGCGCGAGCCCTGGATTGCGCTGGTGGCCCGTGGGGACTGCACCTTCAAGGACAAGGTGCTCAATGCCGCCCGCAGGAACGCCTCGGCAGTGGTTATCTACAATGAGGAGCACTACGGCAACAGCACCAACTCCATGTCCCACCTGGGTGAGGGCAGCTGGTCACggtggggaaaggaaataggGAGGGGGGGGGCGTAGCGCCTTTTGCTCCGTAAGTGGGTGCTTCCCAAAACACGTCTCCTCCAGGAAGTTGGCCCTTctacctccccctctcccctcccccagcccaaaGCCTTGTATTACACTTGCCTGTTAAGGACCGTTCAAAGTTTCTGCCAATACACAAATATTTGTTAcgcgccttttttttttttttttgggtagaTTGTGGGGATACCTACATGGACACTTTACCTATTCTCtaagaattttttcttcctcatcactTTCCTCCTCTCACCCCTCCCCTTTACTTCCCTgactccttccctctatcccatcctctctccctcccccgcAACTTTTCCTTTTcacccccttcctcccttccccttcactGCGCCTTCCTTTCcgtaccttccttcctttttcttttccctctcctcttccttcccattcTTCTGAGCACCCTTTTGtcgtttcttttttaaattttattttaattcctgCACCAGGTGTTTGACACTTAGTAGaaatttactaaatgcttgttaatttatcTGTAAGTGTCTTCGAGTATAGGCCTTTGGCACCAAAGTCGTTGAATAATTTAGGGCTGATGATTCAAAATCTCTATCCCTGCAACTCTTTTTAGACCTGAACCAGTTTAAGGTTGGGACTGTGTGTTGTGAAAGTCCAGATTCTTTTGGGACTCTGTGATTAAATCCCACATGGTCCTCTTAACACCTGTGAGGTCGGTACTATTATTAAcgtttttcaaatgaggaaactgctccttttttgtatcctcaatctAGAGCTTGCCACAGAATTTGTACTTAACTAAATATTGATCAATTGATTGGGACAAATCACAATTTCTCTCAGCCTGGATTAGTCAATATTCATTTGTTCAGTCCTTTTAAAGTACATAGTACATTTAACATAGTAATAAAATCAGTCTGCTTGTGTGACCCCTTCCAGATTTTTTGCTCTtaggtatattttaaaatattttgttgatttattttttcaattttattattgcCCACTAACATCATCCACCTAAGAAACTCTTTTGTATTGATAAAAGATCCTTATCTCATTGAattgtagttctttttttttttttaaattttttttttatttttatttttttatttaatagccttttatttacaggttatatgcatgaataactttacagcgttaacaattgccaaacctcttgttccaatttttcacctcttaccccccaccccctcccctaaatggcaggatgaccagtagatgttaaatatattaaaatataacttagatacacaataagtatacatgaccaaaacattattttgctgtacaaaaagaatcagactctgaattattgtacaattagcttgtgaaggaaatcaaaaatgcaggtgtgcataaatatagggattgggaattcaatgtaatggtttttagtcatctcccagagttctttctctgggcatagttggttcagttcattactgctccattggaaatgatttggttgatctcgttgctgaggatggcctggtccatcagaactggtcatcatatagtattgttgttgaagtatataatgatctcttggtcctgctcatgaATTGTAGTTCTTAAAGGAGCTGGTTTTTGAACCTTGAACGCCAAATTAAGTTTAGATTCTATGTGCTTTGGTATGTGAGCTGGAAGCTGGAAGCTTGTCTATATATGAAGTATTTTTATCTAAGGTaatggaaatagaaattgaatgggaaagggaaaaaaagaatgaacaggaATTAGTGTCATTTGAATGTATTTGTTAGATTAATATAGAACCTTATTTTTGAGACTGGATGAGTTGGAGAATAAAAAGTAGGAGAATCAGGAGGAAGAAATGGTTTGGGGAAAGGGATGGGGCAAGAAGAGAGGGATgggataaatatagatatgttgAATGATGCAGTGGTAAAAGTAGAAGTGGAAATTGCCTAGTTGGAAATAAGGGACTAGAATTTGGGGGAAGTCCTGGCTTTCTGCTCTACGTTTAATTATAATTTAGATGAAGACATTGAAGAACATCAATTGGCGTGATTAAGATGGGACAGCAATGTAATGACTGGACAGAGTTAAGCAGCCTGGGTTCTAATCAGATTTTTCTACTAACCAATTAGATTCTAGCTTCCTCCAAAGTTCAGTTAACAGGTTGCTAGGATTCccctgctggaaaaaaaaaattaccttgtgtGTAGCTGTAGTTTTACACTTTTTTCCTATGCAGATTAGGCTACTTAAAAAGATGTTGAGACATTCCTTGAGATCTGCTTTGCTTTGGGGACTATGGATTCTGATGATTGACTTAATTTCCTGATCACCTTAGTACAAAGCATTCCCTAGGAACTACTGGGGCCTCAGATACTTGGCTGGAAATGATAGTTCTTTAGCTGAATTGACTCAAGGGCTTCTCCATGTCTTTGTGGAATAACCTTCACTTGTTATAGctaaatagttttcattttgtacCACTATCAACCTGAGTAATCAGCCTAGCCTAGAACAGAATTGTAtttaccctttcattttacacatgaggaaattgaagctgagagaAGTTAGATGATTTGTGACCAAGATTataatgatgagattagattcagggaattaaatgatgagattagggttcctggtggtcaggaagttaaatgatgaggttagtggcaggttcggggttcagggaaccaaatggagatttggctcccctaaatccccctTAGGATTCGCCCAAgatagggagttgtgggaaccttcttctggcagcacagaggtccttcatgaacccgaaaagctagactgataagtTTATTATTGGCTTTGGGAAGttagcctttgctatgcatgaacagaaaggctgaattccttagtggcaagattcctacagagagatataaagtaagGTCCCTGACAGATatataaagtctggttagggaaataggtgaggataaagagagggttctgctgaaagagaatatcattccagCAGGCAGaatttccttggcatagcatagcatggcatggcaaGGAATGGCATGGTATGTTACGTCCTCTGCAAGATGAGGatttaaaattggctctttttgTAATAGAATCCTTAGCTACAAGCTGAAGCCTGCTCCTCTTCCAGATGGGGGCTTGTGGGtggagtttgagctggaattgtatagaaaatcttaaatagggttggaattctccagctcTGGACTCAAGCAGCctcacctagataacagaatgaagctattTGTCCCTAGGCGCGAGGTGGTTGCagtggcaggattcaaggagaaaatctccttgaaggagcttctcaagtgctctacctcatggctcattccgagagagtgagtgagagagagagagagagaatgagagagtgtgtgtgtgtgtgttttggggctCCCCTCGTCAATAACAGCTGGTTAGCCTTTGAAGAAATAGTCAAATTCGGATTCCAAGTCTAGCTTTCTTATCACTGCACCATACCACACTCCTTGCaacttttatttactttgtaaatattttgcatttacttaaaagtgaacatagtatagTCCCAAGTACAATGTAATTTCCTTTGCacaggaactattttttgcctGCCACATGAAATTGAACCTGTTTTGTAGCCTTGAGCTGTTTTCTTAACTTCTTGGGGTCTCATAGTTCCTTAATTCCTACTCCTATTATTGAgaatttgaactagatgattttttaaagggCCCTGAGGAAAACATTTCGGGATTATAGGATTCTTACCCATAAAAGCAGTAATATTGTGGACCCACAAGATGATTTCCTGATTTAGCATAAAGTCTTCATCtcattttccattcctttcttaGTTTCAGCGCTCTATTACGATagcttacttttaaaaatagcttttatatacattatcttatttaattcttctttacaacaaccctataaATCAGATAgtgttattttgaatttttacatTACAGATAAACTGGCTCAGATGGCAACATCTGTTACATCATAATTCTCTGACCACCGAGTTCAGTATTTTTTCCACTTCTCTTTACAATATTTATCCACTAAACCCAATGATCCTATAGCTAGCTGCCTACCaaattctattcaattttatGGCCTTGTAGGAGAATTCAGATTTATTCTTTTAAGTGgtattgatcaactaatctatatAAGCCATAATTCTAGCTCTAGCAGGTGTTTTGTAGctctatgatcttgggcaaatcatatgACCTCTCTGAGCATTGTTTTTTTTCATGGTTGAATTTCTAGGCCTCTTTTAGCTTTAAAGTTATggtatgggggcagctagatgattcagtgggtagagtaccagccctgaagtcaggaggacctgagttcaaatgtgtatggtatagtaatataaaatttcTGAAGCTTGCTTTTAAGAATTAAATTCCAAACCTCCATGTAAAGAGAGGGCTCAGTATAGTCATTTCCTACTTTCCTACCTAGGTGTTCTATTCGGGACTTCTCTAATGTGCCCTCTCTTTTTATACACCTCTCCCCcatttttagcttccttttgggGTACTATCTTCCCTGTTAAAttagaagctccttgaaggctaattttttttttttttttttgtatttgtagccATAGTGCAAAACATTGGGTCCTTGATGATTATTGACTAGCAGAATTTGCAGACTGAAATATTTACATTGTTTTGAGTAGAAGgtgaatataattttctttttttttttttgttttctctgaagcaattgggattaagtgacttgcccaggatcacatagctaggaagtgttaaatgaactctggtcttcctgacatcagggctggtgctctatctcctGTGTCATCTAACctctctgaaaataattttccaatgTCTAGGCAGAAAGTTTTCCGCTCACCTCCAATTAAAAAgcacttattttttctcttccatttatcCTTCTTCCTCTACCCACCccccccaggaaaaaaaatacttctaataTACATAAGCAAAATAAGTCCCCACATTGTCTATATCCAAAAATATGCCTCATTCATTTTAAATCCATTACCTTCTTTCTCAGAAAATGAATACTATTTTTGAGTACCAAATGGTTACATACTCTGAGACAAGATTTCCTACTTTAGTTCTTTACTGGGGGTCcatgaatcttaaaaaaaattttgataattcttcagtctaatttcctttgtaatcttatgtgttttattttatgcatttacaaacattattctaACAGGTTCCCTGGACTGCCAAAAGGTTACAAGCACACAAATGTTAATCCTTGGATTAGAACAATTTCCTGAGGGGCCATTTACCTGTTTATCTGTTTTTATATGAAGTCTATGGGTGGTGTTTTTCATACTCTTTTCCCTTCAATAGAGGTTCTTGTTTTATGGTCATGGGGTCTGATATTTTAATTCTACTAAAATTCCTAATTTTCCAAGTTAAAATTCTTTCTGcctcttgttttacaaatgaaaaatgctatacaatTTTCCATTtagacaatattaaaaaatatcctAGTTTAGTAGGATGGTTACTATTTATATGTCTAGCTCTATTTTAcagatctcttattttttttttttaacattttgttgtgctttttaaaaaaatcactatctAAAAAGTGATTTTCAGTCTACCAACCAGAACAAGTAAAAATGTtgctctctctacacacacacacacacacacacacacacgtatatatatacatctgaatgtatatattattcctGACCTAAAGTCTTTTTAGAAGGGAAATCTTACattctttcctttacttttattatttgtttattagcTTCTAGAAACAAGATGCAGTATCTTAACTCTCTTTTTCACATTGAACACTTAGTTTGGTTCTTGAACCCTAACTAAAACTGGTAGCCTTTCCCGATACAAATTTACAGTCTAGTTACTCATAGTCTTAATTATATCCATGAAATGCAGAAATAGGTCTTCAGTGAAGTAATGTCATTTTCAAGTCTGAAATGTTCCTTGGCTACAATGATAACAGCTATCATttatagtacttactatatgccagccattgtgttaagcactttacaaaccttgtCTTATTTTGATATTCACAGCAATCTTGggaagtaggtactgttattatctaTACCTGGATATGTCTCTTGATGTCTTAAATTTATTATAACAAAACAggattttctagtttttcctccAAATTCCATTCCTATCATTTGTGTCAGCGGTATTCACTCTATCTCTTGTTCGTGACTTGAGTATTAACGTTGAATTTTCCTATCATATTCCCACATCTCAGTTATATAGCTTGTGGATTCTGTCACCACCATATCTCTTGCATTGCCTCACAAACTCTGTTTTTATTGTCGCTATACTAGTACAATACTAAACTACTGCTTTCCTGATTTGtggccttagtcaaactgagacctgttgaagactttagcttaaaaaggccagggtCTCCCACTGTTCCTTACTTTTagcagaaggagaaaatgagatgaaaaaaagagaattttgaattTAACCATTTTGAGAATTGCTATTCTCCTTACCCACTTTGGAGCTATTTTGAATTAGTTCTGAATAAATTGGGTATGTTTTATGTGTTTTAAGAACTACAACAATAGGAATATAcccagaaccaagaaaacacctGAAATTGGCAATAAtgaggcttttttatttttgaacaaCTTAATGTACTTTGCTTCTTCATTTGTATTAGTAGTACACCCAAATCCCAGATAGGTCCTTTTCTTGAATCTTTCTAGATTCTTTGAGATTCCTTTTAAGAATTGACCTTTAATTATAATTAATCTTAGGTTTAAAACCAATAtgacccctttttttttttttcccctttttttccctttaaaatttacaatttaGACTGGTTCCTAAAATTTCAACTTGGCTTCTAGATCCAAATTTAATTTGGCAAGATTCAGTCTAAGTGATAAATgcaatcataaaattttagagacATTTGAGGTTATTTCTTTCGTGGAGAAAGGCTTCTCTTTTTTAAGCATAAGAAAATTTTAGATATCCAAGAAATTTTGACCCCAAAACAAATCTATTAGTTTTAGATACTAAAACAATTTGGTACCTTAGGGGAAAGATTgcagaacttggagtcagaagacatgaTTTCTTTGTACTGTTATTACTGGTGGGACTGTGGGCAAATCgtgaaattttaatttctcacagcctcaattttcttatgtcATAGGATTGTTCAGCCAGCTAAGTGAGATTATATgtgtaaatcactttgcaaacccATATCTTCAGGTACCTCATGTAAAGTGACCCAGAGGaataaaagtattataaaataaaatatgactatGTCACTAGTAGATCAGATTTGTAaaatttccagaatttttttggACTTGATGATGGTACAGATTTCCATCTTCCCTAAAATATCTACTATACTTTATTAGTTCTTTAAGGGCAAAAATTTATGTttagtttcttataaaattatgtCTAATGTATTTAGAGGTTTAACAGCTGAGAAATGTGGGAAATATCACAGAGAGAAATTcggggattttttttcctatgccaGATATTACAGCTTTTATTTTAGGGGAGTGAACAGTATTTTCCTTCCATCTGCCTGTTGGAAGCAGAGTAGTATAATGTGATTTAAACAAGCCTTGCTTCTCTGGTAGTATATGGAATAGAACATAATggtggaaaagagattaaagataagACAGAGATATGAGAATTGAATAGCTTGTACTTTTATGTTAAATCTTTTGAAAAACCAAGCCATCCAGCTGCTTTCTATGTTCTTTATATGTAACCATGTATTATTGTAGTCTGCTTTATCAGAAAAAGATCACAGAATAGGCAGAGAATGGAAATGATTCAAAATCCTATATCGAGGTTGAAATATCATTCAGTTCCCCAGACTCATAGCACTTTCTATTCCTTGTTGTCAGTAGCACTTTtagcataacattcatatccctaTCAGATATTTTCAGTGACTTCTAATTAGCATGTTGTTTAGCCAAACTGGACTTTGTTGTTGCTCCTGTacccttcattcttttcttccttactacCTTAAtgcattctattttcatttctggTATTCTCCCAACTAACCcattctgttttatatttatatttatatatatatatatatatattttcccccttctcccctgcAAATGTGATAGCATTTTGGGCTCTTCCTAGGTCCCTTatcacattttccattttatacaatatttttcataaatcttATGCTCATTATtttgattgtaagctctttgaggtcaggaattGTCTTACTCATCTCAAGATAGACCTATCCAATGACTGTTGAATTTTGAATAATTCTTATCCatatagaattatttttctatgtatatagTAGGTCTGTTTTGGGGTGCCATTATATGGGATGTCTGTAGAtggaatattttatacttttatatttatattaaagcactttaaatacatttttgtttactTTGACACCACTCTTGTCATACAAGTCCCCATCTTTTATAgtggtgaagtgacttatccaaggtcatctGGGTAGTAAATGATGGAGAGCTAAAACAAAGGTTGTAACATCCTTTGTAACATTGTTCATAGTCACTTAAATCCTTAAATCTTTGTTGGATTGAATTTAAGCCTAACCTATTCAATGTTTAATATTGATCCAtggtcttttgattttgtttttttttccccaacagggACAGGAAATACAGTGGTAATTATGGTTAGCTATCCAAAAGGAATAGAAATTTTGGGGCCAGTGCAAAGAGGAATTCCAGTTAAAATGACCATAGAAGTTGGTACACGTCAAGTGCAAGAGTTCATCAGTGGTCAATCTGTTGTGTTTGTAGCCATTGCTTTCATCACTATGATGATCATATCATTAGCTTGGTTAATATTTTACTACATACAGCGTTTCCTATATGCTGGTTCACAGTTTGGAAA
Encoded here:
- the RNF149 gene encoding E3 ubiquitin-protein ligase RNF149 isoform X3 produces the protein MGRRRRRRRRDGGYLRGTLVLLVLALCEVPGARGRVLEWYSALVSTVYVDPLTNETVQGATGSGRYGDNSPKESLQGLVGIPRAPGRDPKGCAPNTRYYVPALGGRASARREPWIALVARGDCTFKDKVLNAARRNASAVVIYNEEHYGNSTNSMSHLGTGNTVVIMVSYPKGIEILGPVQRGIPVKMTIEVGTRQVQEFISGQSVVFVAIAFITMMIISLAWLIFYYIQRFLYAGSQFGNQNHRKETKKAIGQLQLHTVKREDKGIDIDAENCAVCIENYKPKDIVRILPCKHIFHRTCIDPWLLDHRTCPMCKLDVIKALGYWGNLEDLQDIPVPESMPGSVSIVNLSVTLQDEDRNEVSHLPSSSTNGSACNNFKDDTEENIALLEYMAFSHPEKQKK
- the RNF149 gene encoding E3 ubiquitin-protein ligase RNF149 isoform X2 — translated: MGRRRRRRRRDGGYLRGTLVLLVLALCEVPGARGRVLEWYSALVSTVYVDPLTNETVQGATGSGRYGDNSPKESLQGLVGIPRAPGRDPKGCAPNTRYYVPALGGRASARREPWIALVARGDCTFKDKVLNAARRNASAVVIYNEEHYGNSTNSMSHLGTGNTVVIMVSYPKGIEILGPVQRGIPVKMTIEVGTRQVQEFISGQSVVFVAIAFITMMIISLAWLIFYYIQRFLYAGSQFGNQNHRKETKKAIGQLQLHTVKREDKGIDIDAENCAVCIENYKPKDIVRILPCKHIFHRTCIDPWLLDHRTCPMCKLDVIKALGYWGNLEDLQDIPVPESMPGSVSIVNLSVTLQDEDRNEVSHLPSSSTNGSACNNFKDDTEENIALLERDDNDTPQEEPVF
- the RNF149 gene encoding E3 ubiquitin-protein ligase RNF149 isoform X1 — encoded protein: MGRRRRRRRRDGGYLRGTLVLLVLALCEVPGARGRVLEWYSALVSTVYVDPLTNETVQGATGSGRYGDNSPKESLQGLVGIPRAPGRDPKGCAPNTRYYVPALGGRASARREPWIALVARGDCTFKDKVLNAARRNASAVVIYNEEHYGNSTNSMSHLGTGNTVVIMVSYPKGIEILGPVQRGIPVKMTIEVGTRQVQEFISGQSVVFVAIAFITMMIISLAWLIFYYIQRFLYAGSQFGNQNHRKETKKAIGQLQLHTVKREDKGIDIDAENCAVCIENYKPKDIVRILPCKHIFHRTCIDPWLLDHRTCPMCKLDVIKALGYWGNLEDLQDIPVPESMPGSVSIVNLSVTLQDEDRNEVSHLPSSSTNGSACNNFKDDTEENIALLEMTMILHRKSLSSNGHYHSVAPQQLFELHQHILYTLEKLCMFVYFSDFSSSYYKRAKIFYSKKERFLI